The genome window TACAAATCTTAGTTTTTCCAGGAATCATCTTCTTATTCGGGTTGGCTTTTTTTTATGAGTGGGTTGATCGAAAATTTTATGCCCGGCTCCAGAATCGATACGGACCACTACATACAGGCCCTTCGGGATTGCTGCAACCATTCGCAGACTTCGTTAAGCTGCTGGCAAAAGAGGATATTACCCCCCAAGCGGCGGATAGGCTGTTATTCACAGCTACGCCAATTTTCTTACTAGCCATACCGACGGCTGCTTTATTCTGCATTCCCATGACAGAATTAACCGCACTTGTATCCTTTGAAGGTGATCTCATCTATGTTATATTTCTTTCAACCCTCATCTCGATTGCTACATTTTTAGCTGCATGGAGCTCGACTAATCCCTTCAGTATCGTCGGCGGATTAAGGGCAGCGTTCCAAATGCTCGGGTACGAGGTGCCTATGGCAATTGTCATGGTTTGCCCCGCGATCGCAGCTGGAACATTGAATATTAGTGGAATTGTCGCAAGGCAAGCTGCCACCGGCATATGGTTTATCCTGTCTCAACCCCTAGGATTCGCGATACTCCTAATCTGTCTTCTTGCAGAGGTTAAACGAATCCCATTTGACATACCAGAGGCAGAAACCGAAATTGTAGCTGGCTGGCTCACCGAATTTAGTGGAAGAAAATTGGCTCTCATGAGGTTATCCATCGATATGGAATTAGTTTTCGCCGCCGCGTTAACCACAGCTCTGTTTCTCGGAGGACCTGCAGGTCCTGCACCCATTCCCCCAATAATTTACTTCCTAATTAAAACCACAATTGTTGTCTTAATCCTATCCAACCTACGCACATTATTCGCTAGGTTCAGAATTGACCAGATGGTCCACGGTTCATGGAAATTCC of Candidatus Bathyarchaeota archaeon contains these proteins:
- a CDS encoding NADH-quinone oxidoreductase subunit H, with the translated sequence QILVFPGIIFLFGLAFFYEWVDRKFYARLQNRYGPLHTGPSGLLQPFADFVKLLAKEDITPQAADRLLFTATPIFLLAIPTAALFCIPMTELTALVSFEGDLIYVIFLSTLISIATFLAAWSSTNPFSIVGGLRAAFQMLGYEVPMAIVMVCPAIAAGTLNISGIVARQAATGIWFILSQPLGFAILLICLLAEVKRIPFDIPEAETEIVAGWLTEFSGRKLALMRLSIDMELVFAAALTTALFLGGPAGPAPIPPIIYFLIKTTIVVLILSNLRTLFARFRIDQMVHGSWKFLTPLAILQVILVELTVG